The Pantoea cypripedii genomic sequence GCTGCGCGAGAAGTTAAATACCGAGATCGCCTCGCTGCATAAATCAGGCTTTATCGGCACCAGCTGGAAGAAATGGTTCGGTCACGCCATGTTGCATGATCCCACCGCCTCGCCAACGAAATACTGATTTTCGTTCTGACTAAATCGGGCGCCCGGAAGGTCAGGGCGCCCATGTGTGATTGAGCATTGTTCTGATGAACCTGAATTTTTTCCCTATTCTTGATCAGCTGCCTTACCTGTTAGGCGGAGCCTGGATTAGCCTGCAACTGGCAGTGCTGGCTTTCGCCTTTGGTATGGTTATTGCGATGATTTGTACCAGCATCCTGCGCTATGGCCCCAGACTGGCAGGCAAATTTATTAACGCGTATGTGATTTTTGCCACCAATACCCCTCAGCTGGTGCAGATCTATTTTCTGTTTTTTGCTCTGCCCGAAGTCGGTATTTTGCTTTCGCCCTTCACGGCGGTGCTGATCGGTGCCACTTTCAACGCCGGTGCCTATTTGTGTGAAATCCAGCGAGCAGGTTTCGATTCTGTACGCCGCATGGAAATCGAAGCTGCAGAAGTTCTGGGATTCTCACGTATCCAGATCATCCGTTACGTCATTCTTCCGCACGTGATCAAGGTGATGTTTCGCCCCCTTTCGAACCAGTTCATTGTTATGACTCTGGGTACCTCGATGGCTTCAATGTTTGGCGTCGAAGAACTCACCGGTCGCACCTATAACCTGAGTTCACAAACTTATTTGTCGGTGGAATCCTTCTCCGTGGCTGCCGTTATTTATATCGCTATCACCATCCTCGCCACCTTTGCTCTGGCCATTATGGGACGATTTCTGTTTCGCGCCAGGACGGGGGTATTTTGATGAGTTACTTCGACTGGTCGGAAATTACAGGGTTGTTCTCATATTACAACCTGTTGTTGTTATTGCAGGGGCTGGGGATCACGCTGGCGCTGTCGGCGTTTGGTTGCCTGATTGGTTTTCTTGCGGGCTTCGTGCTGGCAGTGACCATCAATACCAAAGCGCCGCTGCTGTCACCGCTGCGCGGAGTGGTACATGTTTATTTCTTTATTTTCCGGCGCATTCCCTTTCTGGTGACGTTATTTCTGGTGTTTTTTATCAGCCAATATTCCGGGCTGCGTTTTTCCACCTTCACCGTGGCGTTGATCAGCGTATGCATTATCGCCGCTGCCTACTTAGGGGAGATCATCCGCAGTGGATTGGAATCCGTACATCATAACCAGTGGGAAGCGGCGGTAACGCTGAATTTTTCCTATTTACAGACATTGCGTTACGTGATCATTCCGCAATCCCTGACGGTGGTGATTCCGCCAACCTTCAGTTTCTTCGTTATGTACATCAAAGACACGACGCTTGCCTCGCAGATTGGTGTGATGGAACTCACCTCCGCCAGCAAAATCCTTTCTGATAAAGGTTACTCGGCCACGCTGGTCTATGCCGTTGTCCTCATGCTTTATTTCATTGTGTCTTATCCGTTATCGCGTCTCGGTAAGCGTCTGGAGAGAAAAATTGCCACAGCTCGACATCATTAATTTAAAAGCCGCCTATAACGACCAGCCCGTGCTGGAAAATGTCACTTTATCGGTGGAGAAGGGCGACATCGTCAGCCTGATCGGACCTTCTGGTTCTGGCAAAAGTACCTTGCTGCGCGTGCTGATGGGATTGCTGCTACCGAAAGAAGGGCAGGTTTTGCTGGAAAACAGCGCGGTGAATTACACCAATAAAAACGAGTTACGTCAGCTGCGAGAGTCCATTGCTATCGTCTTCCAGCAATACAACCTGTTCCAGAATATGACAGTGCTGGAAAACGTGATGATCACACCCACCAAAATTAAAGGCTGGTCAAAAAAGGAAGTGGAGCAGGATGCACGGCGTCTGCTGGAACGAGTGGGGCTGTCACATCGCATCAATGCTTATCCTGATCAGCTCTCCGGCGGACAACAGCAACGTGTGGCGATTGCCCGCGCACTGGCGCTAAAGCCGACCATTCTGTTGCTGGATGAAGTTACGGCGGCACTTGACCCTGAGATGGTCAACGAGGTGCTGGATACTATCCGCGAGCTGGCCTCTGAAGGGATCACCATGTTTATCGTTTCTCATGAGATGAGTTTTGTCCGTGAGGTGTCGTCGAAGGTGGTGTTTATGGCAGATGGCCAGGTGGTGGAAACAGGTTCACCACAACAGGTGTTTGATGCCCCGACTCATGAGCGTACCCGCCAGTTTGTCAGCAAAATATTACGTCACTAACAGCAGGAATTTTCTTTGAACAAGCAAGTTTTCGGCCAGATAAATCCCCCGCAGCGCCTGTTAATGGGGCCAGGCCCAATTAATGCTGATCCCCGCGTATTACGGGCGATGTCAGCACAACTGATTGGGCAGTACGACCCGGCGATGACGGCATATATGAACGAAGTCATGATGTTGTATCGTTCCGTGTTCCGCACCACAAACCCCTGGACCTTGTTGGTTGATGGGACTTCACGTGCGGGCATTGAGGCGATTCTGGTGTCGGCCATTCGGCCAGGAGATAAAGTTCTGGTGCCGGTTTTCGGTCGCTTTGGGCATTTATTGTGTGAAATTGCCCGTCGTTGCCAGGCGGAGGTCCATACCATTGAAACGCCATGGGGTACGGTGTTTACCCCAGACCAGATCGAAGATGCCATCAAGCGCGTCCGGCCAGCCATGTTGTTAACCGTGCATGGCGATACATCGACCACCATGCGACAACCGCTGGAAGAGTTGGGGGCAATTTGTCAGCGTTATGGCGTGCTGTTTTATACCGATGCCACTGCCACCCTTGGCGGCAATGCCCTCGAAACAGATGCATGGGGTTTAGATGCTGTTTCCGCCGGGATGCAAAAATGCCTCGGCGGATCCGCCGGCACCTCGCCGGTGACACTGAGTGAGCCGATGGCCGACTACATCCAGCGACGTCGTCACGTTGAAGAAGGCATTCGCGATACCCGACATCATGATGGCGACGAACCCATCATCTCTTCCAATTATTTCGATCTCGCCATGATCATGGATTACTGGGGGAGTGAACGGCTTAACCACCATACCGAGGCGACATCAGCGCTGTATGGTGCGCGTGAGTGCGCCCGCCTGATTGTGCAGGAAGGCCTTGATGCAGGTATCGCCCGACATGCACTGCATGGCAATGCGTTACGTGCCGGAGTTGAAGCGATGGGGCTGGAAGTGTTCGGTGATCCTCAGCATAAAATGAATAATGTGATGGGTATTAACATTCCTGATTGCCTGCATGACCAGCAAATCCGTGAATGTATGCTTAACGATTTTGGCATCGAAATCGGCACCTCATTCGGCCCATTAAAAGGCAAAATGTGGCGTATCGGCACCATGGGCTACAACGCGCGCAAGGACTGCGTACTGCAAACCCTCGCGGCACTGGAAGCGACCATCAACCGTTATGGCTATAAAACTGTGCAGGGGAAAGCCATGGAAGCCGCGTGGAATATATATTCCTGATTAACTGACCAGTAGCGGCGCGATTTATCGCGCGGGTTTTCCATCATCAGGGCTGGAAGATGCGCGATAAATCGCGCCGCTACGGGAGACATGCTTTCAGGTATGTTGTGCTGACCTGTCAGGAGCTATATACAATGTTTTAATGGCGCTGACATCAGTATCCTGCTGAGCATGCCACAGATCATAGCCTGATTGCATCGCAAGCCAGTGTCGGGCAGTGCCAATTCCGGCAGCTTCGAGCTTCACAGCCATTTCAGGGCTTATCGCCGTCTCTCCACGCAAAACACGTGAAAGGGTTGAGGGTGCAACACCCAGCGCACGTGCAGCTGTATTAATTGATAACGCTAAATCTTCCAATGACTCAGCGATAATGCCGCCAGGATGTGGAGGGTTAAACATAGTCATCAGTGGTAATCCTCTAGATCTAAAATGTATGCGTCACCGTCCTTGAATTCGAACGTGATTCGCCAGTTTGCTCGAACGGTAACTGAATATGTTCCTTTTCGGTTCCCCGTCAGTGGGTGAAACTTATACTGAGAAAAAGCTGCGATCTCATCCAGTGTATCGGCGTTATCGATTACATAAAGACGTTGCCGTATCCGTTCCACATCTTTCTTATCGCTTAATACTCCTTTTGGATTGCCTGTCATAAAAAGTTGTTGTAATCCCTTATGTTTCCAAGTTTTTATCACTTCTCTTTTCCTGATTTTTTGCACGATGTTATTATAAATAATCATTGCGTGATGCGCAACGAGCAATGATTTCGATAAAGAGTACGCTGCAGGAAATCATGCAGGCAGCTGCAATCGCCGGGGTTTTCGCGCCGTTACGGGAGAGGTGGTATTCCGGAATGAATGGGATAGTTAATTTAACATAATTCACGTTACGCGTATTTTTATAACATTTTGATTTTTATATAAAAACACCTCATGGTTGAGCTTTCAGGCAATCGTGAGTGCGTTGCGTTGGCAGACCAGATTACGTGTGTTGACTGGAGAGTCAGAAAAGTGACAAAGAAAGGAACAGTCACCGCTTCGGAGCTTTCAGATATAAGAGCTAAAGCCAGAGCACTCATTGGCTAAGCCATTCCTGAGTGCTTTGTTTTCTTTAAGGCGGGTTCATCTTACATTTAACGCCATGCCTTGTGACCTCTGTCAATTTCGATGGCTGTGCACAAGTTGTATTGGCTCTTCATATTTTCCGGTAACTTTTTCGCGATGAAGCATTGAGTCAACAACGTTTCCCTGCACGGCAATCTGTGAGACGAGTTCGTCAAAAGATGTTGAACTGACAATGGGATCTTTCATGTAATTGATGTAGATGTAGCTTTTGTTGCCATCACCTTTAACATAAAGTATTGAATCCCTTTTTATCAGGTACTTACAACCTCCAACTGCATTAATGCAAAGCATAAGATCAAATCCAAAGGAAACGAAAGGTAAGATTATTCCTAATCCCACGAGCGGGATATGATCTCGCATAATCTTTTCGTTTTCTTTAAATAATGACACTGATGGAAAGGCTAACAGGTTCGATTCCGCTCAGTGACAGAGTCGAACCCGGATGTGAAGCCAATCAGCCGAGAGCAATGCCGGTCAGCGGCCCAAAGCTGGCGATAAGCTTAAGCGGTTGATCTGAATTCAGTTTGTATTGCCATAAATTGCCGCCCAGGTCGGTAATCCAAATCACCTCACGATGATGATCTAACGCCAACCCAATACCTTCGTCTAAACCCGTAGCAAGGATACGATGATGGCTAAACTCGCCATTGTGTACCGACGCACAGTTTAACGTGTTTCCCCCTTTCAGATTGTCTCCTCTGTCAGTCCAATACATCAGGTTATTGCTAAAATCGTATTCCAGATCAATCGGTTCCGGTAAATTTTCCATTACCGGCTTGATATCCTGACGTGTAGATGCCGTTTTTCCTGCAGGGAGAGTGAGCGATGCACGCATAATGCGCCCCTTCCCACCTTTTGAAGGCCCTTTTTGGGTCCAGTAGAGAAAACCCTGTTTTGAATCAATAGCGATTCCCACACAATGGCGCGTATAGTCTCTGGCATCCTGAGGAAAAACACCGGTCTGAATGAGTACCGACGGATCTGAACCCTCTTCTTTCGAGCGAAAAACACGCATCCCCTCGCGATCGCACCAGTAAAGATACCCATTTTCACTATCATGGATAAGTTGCTTACCCGTCACGAAAAGCCCATTTTCTACTAAGCGTTTACGGTCAGAACCGTCCAGGTTCGCGCTCTCAACACTGCCATCTGCCTGGAAAAATTCCAGGGTTTCAGGCTCCTTGTTCTCCCCCATATTTGTCCAATAAATCTTCTTATTTTTCACATCAACGGCAATACCATCTGGATGAGATCGCAGGCCTGAAATGATCGAAACACGCTCCCCGGTTTCAGGATTAAACCTAATGATGCTGCCATCAAGCGGTTGTAATAGATAAAGATTACTGGTGTTCATAACATCCTCTTCATAATTCATGCTGTAACCATGACCCAGGTTCCGCTTTCATCCCGGCGCTCAAATACTTTATAAGCATCAGTCGGCGAAAAATAAGTGCAAAGTGTGTCAACAGCATTTACCCAACCAATACCAGCTCCCTGACGCAGGAAAGTGTCCAGCGAGGGTGAAACGAAGAGAGTATCAAAAGTTGACCTGACTCCACATGGCCGATGTTATGACCAGAGAGCGACACGGCGCAGTAGAAAAATTAGGCTATGCTTGTTTACGGTAGTCCCACACATAAACGTAAAACTCTGGGGCTGTGGCACAGACACTGTAATGCATTGTTCTTATGGCATTTTCAGTCAGTATAAGGTTCTAATACATGTCGCCATTCACAACGTTGTCTTGTATTCCTTCGCGACCACGCCAGACCTCTCTCTGCACTAAGGGAAGGTACCCTGTCACTTTTCCTGCCTTATTTTGTCTTAATTTTCTCGTGCTGCGTTCTGACAACCATAATTAAATCGGACATCAAAATGCTTAAGACAATAAACCAGTACCTGGTACTTTCTTTATTGGTTATGGCTTTCATGAGCCAGGCCAGCGAGATAAATCTCTATTCTGTCAATACCGGTTCCTTTGTTTACCATCTGACGGGAAATCATGGGCAATACACCGAGAACTTCGAAAACAATTTCTTCTCTGTCGAACGCAAACTTTCTGAAGACTCAAAATACAGTATTCTCATCGGAACGATGAAAAACAGCTTCGATGACCGCTGTCTGGCGATGGGTGTGAGGAGAGACTGGAAAGACTGGGATAATGGCTGGGTTTTCAAAGGGGTATATGGCTATACCGGCGAGTTTTTCTTCGATGCATTCAAAAACTGTGGCGATCACGGTTCCTATCATGATTTCAAAAAGGCCACCGGGATCGGCTTCTCTCCCTATATCTATCATGGCTTTCAATACAATTTCACCAGTTATTTCGGTATCGAAACCGGCATCATTATCCCCAGCGTGTTTGTCATCACTGTGCAGTGGAGTTTCAGATAAAATAAACTCAGGAGGCGTCATTCCATCTGCGCCACCATCACTTCTTAAAAATTGTGACCTACCCCTCATACCTTTCCTTCTGCCTCGAAAAAATTATTGATAATAAAAACAAAATAATAGGAATACATAAACATCCATTAAATATGACAACTGTCACAAATTCATAATCAGGTCACTATTTTCCAGAAAAGGTTTCTTTTTTACTATATCTGCACTCAGGCAAACGGTGAAAGATACCGCCCACGAGGGAGATACCGATCCCAGGATTACGCTTCAGGAGTCAAAATGGTCATGGACATCACCTGGCAATGCGAACTGAACGAGGGGATCCACGCCAGACCCGCCGGACATATCGCACGCCTGTGCAACAGCTTCCAGGCCGACATTGTGTGGCAAAACACCCGAACACAGCTGGAAGCGAACGCAAAAAGTGCGCTCTCTCTGGTCGCCACCGATACATTGCTGGACGATAACTGCCGGATCACGTTGAGCGGACCTGATGCACCAGCCGCCGCGGCCGCGCTCCAGGGGTTGCTCTATCGCCTGTCGGCGTTCAACCTCGAACAGGAGTCCGGGAACGGGTTAGTCGCCGGTTCCCTTCCCCGCTGTTTACACGAGTTACATCCTCAGTATCTTTGCGGAATTCGCATCAGTGCGGGAATTGCGGTCGCCAAACCCTTCTTTATGACAGGCGTGACCTTTACTGAGTTGCTGGTGCGCAGCCCCGCAGCCCCTTTCAATCCGGAAAGCGAAAAACAGCGTCTGACCAAAGGGTTGGACGATCTGCGCATCGCCAAAATGGCCGCGCTGGATAAAGCTGACGGTATTGAATACGACCTGATTGAAGCGCACTTATCCTTTATTACCGATAGTGCCTTTCAGGAAAGGATGATCGGTTATCTTGATGACCACACCAATGCGTGGTCGGCTATCGTCAGGTCAGCTATAGATTTCAGCGCCATACTCGAACGATCCTCCAGCCATTACATTCAGGAAAGAACCCTGGATCTGCTGGATATCGCGACCCAGTTGCTGACCGGGATCTATGGCGAACAGTCACTGGCCCAAAACCTTCTGCTGCCAGATGTACCGGTGATTGTTTTCGCCAGTTCGCTCACCCCAAGCCAGTTTCTGGCTATCAACAAAACGCACCTTGCCGGGCTGGTATTGTCATCAACCGGGGCGACATCACATACGGCGATTCTGGCACGCTCACTGGGCATCCCTGCTCTTGCCGATATTGATTTTGCCACCCTCACCCTTTCCCCCCGGCAGGATATCGTTCTCGATGGTGATCAGGGCATCCTGGTTACCGCGCTGGATGAAAAAATCCGCCGCTATTACCGCCATGAAATGAATGTACAACAGCAGATGCGGCAAAAGTTGCAGGAATTTGCCCTGCTTCCCTCCGTCACGGCTGACGGGCATCACATCAGCATCGCCGCCAACAGCGCCAGCGTCGAAGAAGCACAAACGGCTTTTGCTAACGGGGCGGAAGGTATTGGTCTGTTTCGTAGCGAAATGGCGTTTATGGCGCGGCAAACCCCGCCCGACTACCCGGAACTGGAGGCGCTTTATCACTCGGTGGTAACCCTCGCGGCGGGAAAAACCGTGGTATTTCGCACCTTTGATATCGGCGGCGATAAACCCGTGGCCTGGCTGGCTTCCGGCAGAGAGGATAACCCCGCGCTGGGTTATCGCGCCGTGCGCAGCTATCCGCAACACCGCCAGCTGTTTGCCATGCAGCTAAAAGCCATCCTTAGCGCTTCCGCTCACGGGAAGGCCAAAATTCTGCTGCCGATGATCGCACGCATTGAAGAAGTGCTCTGGTGCCGGGAAGTATTGGCATCCGTCAAACAGGAAATGCGCAATGAAGGACTTCCTTTCGATCATGAGATCGAATTGGGGATCATGCTTGAGGTTCCTGCCGTGCTGTTTGCCATCGCGGGCATGGCCGAACAGGTCGATTTCTTCAGCCTTGGCAGTAACGATCTGGCGCAGTATTTTTTTGCTGCTGACCGGGGTAATCCGCGGGTCAGCGAAGTGTATGACAACTATGCCCCG encodes the following:
- a CDS encoding amino acid ABC transporter permease, whose product is MNLNFFPILDQLPYLLGGAWISLQLAVLAFAFGMVIAMICTSILRYGPRLAGKFINAYVIFATNTPQLVQIYFLFFALPEVGILLSPFTAVLIGATFNAGAYLCEIQRAGFDSVRRMEIEAAEVLGFSRIQIIRYVILPHVIKVMFRPLSNQFIVMTLGTSMASMFGVEELTGRTYNLSSQTYLSVESFSVAAVIYIAITILATFALAIMGRFLFRARTGVF
- a CDS encoding amino acid ABC transporter permease, producing MSYFDWSEITGLFSYYNLLLLLQGLGITLALSAFGCLIGFLAGFVLAVTINTKAPLLSPLRGVVHVYFFIFRRIPFLVTLFLVFFISQYSGLRFSTFTVALISVCIIAAAYLGEIIRSGLESVHHNQWEAAVTLNFSYLQTLRYVIIPQSLTVVIPPTFSFFVMYIKDTTLASQIGVMELTSASKILSDKGYSATLVYAVVLMLYFIVSYPLSRLGKRLERKIATARHH
- a CDS encoding amino acid ABC transporter ATP-binding protein — protein: MPQLDIINLKAAYNDQPVLENVTLSVEKGDIVSLIGPSGSGKSTLLRVLMGLLLPKEGQVLLENSAVNYTNKNELRQLRESIAIVFQQYNLFQNMTVLENVMITPTKIKGWSKKEVEQDARRLLERVGLSHRINAYPDQLSGGQQQRVAIARALALKPTILLLDEVTAALDPEMVNEVLDTIRELASEGITMFIVSHEMSFVREVSSKVVFMADGQVVETGSPQQVFDAPTHERTRQFVSKILRH
- a CDS encoding pyridoxal-phosphate-dependent aminotransferase family protein; protein product: MGPGPINADPRVLRAMSAQLIGQYDPAMTAYMNEVMMLYRSVFRTTNPWTLLVDGTSRAGIEAILVSAIRPGDKVLVPVFGRFGHLLCEIARRCQAEVHTIETPWGTVFTPDQIEDAIKRVRPAMLLTVHGDTSTTMRQPLEELGAICQRYGVLFYTDATATLGGNALETDAWGLDAVSAGMQKCLGGSAGTSPVTLSEPMADYIQRRRHVEEGIRDTRHHDGDEPIISSNYFDLAMIMDYWGSERLNHHTEATSALYGARECARLIVQEGLDAGIARHALHGNALRAGVEAMGLEVFGDPQHKMNNVMGINIPDCLHDQQIRECMLNDFGIEIGTSFGPLKGKMWRIGTMGYNARKDCVLQTLAALEATINRYGYKTVQGKAMEAAWNIYS
- a CDS encoding HigA family addiction module antitoxin, which produces MTMFNPPHPGGIIAESLEDLALSINTAARALGVAPSTLSRVLRGETAISPEMAVKLEAAGIGTARHWLAMQSGYDLWHAQQDTDVSAIKTLYIAPDRSAQHT
- a CDS encoding type II toxin-antitoxin system RelE/ParE family toxin — protein: MIKTWKHKGLQQLFMTGNPKGVLSDKKDVERIRQRLYVIDNADTLDEIAAFSQYKFHPLTGNRKGTYSVTVRANWRITFEFKDGDAYILDLEDYH
- the ptsP gene encoding phosphoenolpyruvate--protein phosphotransferase, which codes for MVMDITWQCELNEGIHARPAGHIARLCNSFQADIVWQNTRTQLEANAKSALSLVATDTLLDDNCRITLSGPDAPAAAAALQGLLYRLSAFNLEQESGNGLVAGSLPRCLHELHPQYLCGIRISAGIAVAKPFFMTGVTFTELLVRSPAAPFNPESEKQRLTKGLDDLRIAKMAALDKADGIEYDLIEAHLSFITDSAFQERMIGYLDDHTNAWSAIVRSAIDFSAILERSSSHYIQERTLDLLDIATQLLTGIYGEQSLAQNLLLPDVPVIVFASSLTPSQFLAINKTHLAGLVLSSTGATSHTAILARSLGIPALADIDFATLTLSPRQDIVLDGDQGILVTALDEKIRRYYRHEMNVQQQMRQKLQEFALLPSVTADGHHISIAANSASVEEAQTAFANGAEGIGLFRSEMAFMARQTPPDYPELEALYHSVVTLAAGKTVVFRTFDIGGDKPVAWLASGREDNPALGYRAVRSYPQHRQLFAMQLKAILSASAHGKAKILLPMIARIEEVLWCREVLASVKQEMRNEGLPFDHEIELGIMLEVPAVLFAIAGMAEQVDFFSLGSNDLAQYFFAADRGNPRVSEVYDNYAPAFLRAMHQAVTDVHRAGKRIALCGELATDDALLPLLVGMGFDELSMSASAIPAVKHALKSLNFTHCQALARQISLTHYSAQAAALLQSAATKSHTGKPLLTPETILWELDAADKNEVIKKMVDNLWLHQRTDCRDKLCQDIWARELPFPTVAGSGFAIPHARTDAIHDSTISVATLRQPVSWGGVPVNKVFMLTISQAAAENEHMKYFSTLARMLMNEEFVAKAQSVATPEALCDLIIRALSCE